From Triticum urartu cultivar G1812 chromosome 2, Tu2.1, whole genome shotgun sequence, a single genomic window includes:
- the LOC125536783 gene encoding cysteine-rich receptor-like protein kinase 6 yields the protein MISHKLCCYVSILVVPFLAQLASGDVLWQECDNSRNYTANSAFQSNLKQLSSTLPTESSSSPTLFATAAVGAIPDTVYALSLCRGDTTNASACGDCVANALRDAQQVCSYNMDVTIYYDTCYLRFSNQNFVTSIDNTKRHIMPNGENVTSPAATFDAAVGVLLAAVADYAALNSSKRFGTGVEDFDVSTPRVYALAQCTPDMAPADCRSCLEGIVRVMPKHFSRRQGGRILGLRCNYRFELYPPFSGNPLLHLPAPSSGVKPSVDGDGGGRKNKPSTILLVLAVALAVISAALTFTLVCFCIWRSRRQLEFPSQPYSGNWESVPNISLSMLNLSTLEVATENFSEGNKLGEGGFGAVYKGSLADGQEIAVKRLSQGSAQGIAELKTELVLVAKLQHKNLVRLIGVCLEEHEKLVIYEYMPNRSLDTILFDPERSKHLDWGKRFNIINGIARGLQYVHEDSQLKIIHRDLKASNVLLDSDLNAKISDFGLARLFEGDQSKDVTNRVVGTFGYMAPEYVVRGHYSTKSDVFSFGILVLEIITGRRNCGSYNSEQSVDLLSIIWEHWTKGTILEIADPSLASRSSAPEEEILTYVHIGLMCVQESPADRPTMSRANAILNSDTVSLQAPSKPAFCIRASSAGPEPRHGASQGRGRPAVVSPNEVSLTELVPR from the exons ATGATCTCCCACAAACTCTGCTGCTACGTCTCCATCCTCGTAGTCCCCTTCCTTGCACAGCTCGCCTCCGGCGACGTGCTGTGGCAAGAATGCGATAACAGCCGGAACTACACGGCGAACAGCGCCTTCCAATCAAACCTAAAGCAGCTCTCCTCCACCCTCCCAACCGAATCCTCCTCATCTCCCACCCTCTTCGCTACCGCCGCCGTAGGTGCCATCCCGGACACCGTGTACGCGCTCTCGCTCTGCCGTGGCGACACCACCAACGCCTCCGCCTGCGGCGACTGCGTCGCCAATGCCTTGCGGGACGCGCAGCAGGTGTGCTCGTACAACATGGACGTGACCATCTACTACGACACCTGCTACCTCCGCTTCTCCAACCAGAACTTCGTGACTTCCATCGACAACACCAAACGGCACATCATGCCCAATGGGGAGAACGTGACGTCGCCGGCCGCAACGTTCGACGCCGCCGTGGGTGTCCTCCTTGCCGCTGTCGCGGACTACGCAGCGCTGAACTCATCCAAGCGGTTTGGCACAGGGGTAGAGGACTTCGACGTGAGCACCCCGAGAGTCTATGCGCTGGCGCAGTGCACGCCGGACATGGCACCGGCCGATTGCCGGAGCTGCCTGGAGGGAATAGTAAGGGTGATGCCGAAGCACTTCAGCAGGCGGCAGGGAGGTAGGATCCTGGGTTTACGGTGCAACTACAGGTTTGAGCTATATCCTCCGTTCTCCGGCAATCCGCTTCTACACCTCCCAGCACCGTCCTCGGGCGTGAAACCATCGGTAGATGGAGATGGAG GAGGGAGAAAAAATAAACCTAGTACCATTCTACTGGTCCTAGCAGTTGCATTGGCCGTTATTTCTGCAGCATTGACTTTCACTTTAGTTTGCTTTTGTATCTGGAGGAGCAGAAGACAACTAGAATTCCCATCACAACCat ATTCTGGAAACTGGGAAAGCGTTCCAAACATCAGTTTATCCATGCTTAATCTGTCAACACTGGAAGTTGCAACTGAGAACTTTTCAGAAGGAAATAAGCTTGGGGAAGGAGGGTTTGGTGCCGTTTACAAG GGATCCCTTGCTGATGGCCAAGAGATAGCAGTGAAGAGACTGTCACAAGGTTCAGCACAAGGAATAGCAGAGCTAAAAACTGAGCTGGTTTTGGTTGCTAAGCTTCAGCACAAAAACCTTGTGAGGCTTATCGGTGTTTGTTTGGAAGAACACGAGAAGCTCGTTATCTATGAATACATGCCCAACAGAAGCCTTGACACGATTCTCTTTG ATCCTGAGAGGAGCAAGCATCTTGATTGGGGGAAGAGGTTCAACATAATAAATGGAATTGCCCgaggtttgcaatatgttcatgaagATTCTCAGTTGAAAATAATCCACAGAGACCTCAAAGCAAGCAATGTTCTGTTAGACTCCGATTTGAATGCGAAGATTTCAGACTTCGGTTTGGCGAGGTTGTTTGAAGGGGATCAATCAAAGGATGTCACAAACAGAGTTGTTGGGACGTT CGGATACATGGCACCTGAATATGTTGTTCGCGGGCACTATTCAACCAAATCAGACGTGTTTAGCTTCGGAATTCTGGTTTTAGAGATTATAACTGGAAGAAGAAACTGTGGATCTTACAACTCCGAGCAATCCGTTGACCTCTTAAGCATT ATATGGGAGCATTGGACCAAGGGAACGATATTGGAGATAGCTGATCCGTCCCTTGCAAGCAGAAGCAGTGCTCCTGAAGAGGAGATACTCACCTACGTTCACATCGGATTGATGTGCGTTCAGGAGAGCCCTGCGGATAGGCCTACGATGTCACGGGCGAATGCGATCCTTAACAGCGACACCGTCTCGCTTCAGGCACCGTCCAAGCCGGCTTTCTGCATCCGGGCAAGTAGTGCCGGGCCGGAACCACGACACGGCGCCTCGCAAGGCCGTGGCAGGCCGGCCGTGGTTTCACCCAACGAGGTTTCGCTCACGGAGCTTGTACCGAGATAA